One part of the Acinetobacter sp. XS-4 genome encodes these proteins:
- the edd gene encoding phosphogluconate dehydratase yields the protein MDLPNPILAKVTERVIARSQKTRSAYLQRIEHAQGKFPARGALSCANLAHGFASMDDNEKLIIKVGREPNIGIVSSYNEMLSAHAPYKTFPDLIKTAARENGGVAQFAGGVPAMCDGITQGNAGMELSLFSRETIAMSTAIALSHNMFDAALCLGVCDKIVPGLLIGALQFGYLPTIFVPAGPMSSGLSNDEKAKIRQQFATGQVGRDALLEAESAAYHGQGTCTFYGTANSNQMLMEVMGLHLPSAAFVHPHTPLRDALTAEAAIRVLDLTVERGNYTPIGHVVDEKAIINGIVALLATGGSTNHTLHLIAIARAAGILIDWDDFDELSAVVPLLAKIYPNGKADVNHFQAAGGVAFLIRNLLEAGLLHNDVTTVAGKGLQHYTKEPKLIDGKLTWVDGVVQSLDDKVLRSIDEPFQPDGGLRLMQGRLGRGVIKISAVAPEHRKVKAPAIVFDSQEAVQAAFDRGELHRDFIAVVRFQGARANGMPELHRLTPVLGVLQDQGFHVALVTDGRMSGASGKVPAVIHLSPEALLNGPIAKVQTGDMLIIDAEAGVLDVEIDEQTWQSRPVAQPEHQAENEVGFGRELFGVFRAAAAPAEHGASVFGALVGETSPEQI from the coding sequence ATGGACTTGCCGAATCCAATATTGGCAAAAGTGACCGAGCGTGTAATCGCCCGTAGTCAAAAAACTCGTTCTGCATATTTACAACGTATTGAACATGCACAAGGCAAATTTCCTGCTCGTGGGGCACTTTCATGCGCCAATCTGGCTCATGGTTTTGCCAGCATGGATGACAATGAAAAATTAATTATTAAAGTAGGTCGTGAACCAAATATTGGCATTGTGTCGTCATATAACGAAATGTTGTCGGCTCATGCTCCTTATAAAACATTTCCAGATTTAATTAAAACAGCCGCTCGTGAAAATGGGGGAGTAGCACAGTTTGCTGGCGGTGTACCTGCAATGTGTGACGGTATTACCCAAGGTAATGCTGGTATGGAACTGTCATTGTTTTCTCGTGAAACGATTGCAATGAGCACAGCGATTGCATTGTCTCATAACATGTTTGACGCAGCTTTATGTCTGGGTGTTTGTGACAAGATTGTACCGGGATTGCTGATTGGCGCTTTGCAGTTTGGCTATTTACCTACTATTTTTGTGCCAGCTGGCCCAATGAGTAGTGGCTTATCTAATGATGAGAAAGCCAAAATTCGTCAACAATTTGCAACGGGTCAGGTTGGACGAGATGCTTTGCTAGAAGCTGAGTCAGCTGCTTATCACGGACAAGGGACTTGTACTTTTTACGGTACAGCCAACAGTAACCAGATGCTAATGGAAGTGATGGGTTTGCATTTACCAAGCGCTGCATTTGTTCATCCTCACACACCATTACGTGATGCACTTACTGCAGAAGCTGCGATTCGTGTACTTGATTTAACAGTTGAGCGCGGAAACTACACACCGATTGGTCATGTTGTCGATGAAAAAGCAATTATAAACGGTATTGTGGCATTGCTCGCTACAGGTGGTTCAACCAATCATACTTTGCATTTAATTGCGATTGCTCGCGCTGCTGGCATCTTGATTGACTGGGATGACTTCGATGAGTTGTCGGCTGTTGTTCCATTACTCGCAAAAATCTATCCAAATGGTAAGGCCGATGTAAACCATTTCCAAGCTGCGGGTGGGGTGGCTTTCCTCATTCGTAACTTACTTGAAGCTGGTTTGTTGCATAACGATGTAACGACAGTGGCTGGTAAAGGTTTACAGCATTACACCAAAGAACCAAAACTGATTGATGGCAAGCTCACTTGGGTTGACGGCGTGGTTCAAAGCCTTGATGACAAGGTTCTACGTAGCATTGACGAGCCATTTCAACCAGATGGCGGCTTGCGTTTAATGCAGGGTCGCCTTGGCCGTGGTGTCATCAAGATTTCTGCTGTTGCGCCAGAACATCGTAAAGTTAAAGCTCCGGCAATTGTGTTTGATTCTCAAGAAGCAGTACAAGCTGCATTTGATCGCGGTGAGTTACACCGAGACTTTATTGCGGTTGTTCGTTTCCAAGGTGCTCGTGCTAACGGTATGCCTGAATTGCATCGCTTAACTCCTGTGTTGGGTGTTTTACAAGACCAAGGTTTTCATGTGGCATTAGTCACTGATGGTCGTATGTCTGGTGCTTCAGGTAAAGTTCCTGCGGTGATTCATTTATCTCCAGAAGCCTTACTAAATGGGCCGATTGCTAAAGTTCAAACAGGCGATATGTTGATTATTGATGCTGAGGCTGGCGTACTCGATGTTGAAATAGATGAACAGACTTGGCAGTCGCGTCCTGTTGCACAGCCAGAACATCAGGCAGAAAACGAAGTTGGCTTTGGCCGTGAATTATTTGGTGTTTTCCGTGCTGCTGCTGCGCCAGCTGAACATGGAGCATCTGTATTTGGTGCATTGGTTGGTGAAACTTCACCAGAGCAGATTTGA
- a CDS encoding acetate kinase, producing the protein MAISVLVINCGSSSIKYALVSERREDRIYGLAENLGAADARIKGVTVGGEPLELSIPYADHAKALETLLARLANYKPQAIGHRVVHGGSLTKAELLTPEIIERIRAATPLAPLHNPAHLIGIDATVRLFPELPQVAVFDTAFHQTMPAHAYRYAIPKFLYTDHNVRRYGFHGTSHAYVSDKASELAGNLKKGGWLTAHLGNGSSTCAVWNGQSVDTSMGLTPLEGVVMGTRSGDVDPSLHSFLAKNLGWDLAKIDKVLNNESGLLGLSQLSNDMRTVIEAAENGNEDACLAIEVFSYRLAKSLAALSCGLPTLDGLIFTGGIGENSAYIREKTLAYLPHFGLQLDKDQNNNLKRGTEGRIDNGNGPQIWVIPTDEEGRIAKETRQVVEAAENAASVASLA; encoded by the coding sequence GTGGCTATATCAGTATTAGTTATCAATTGCGGCTCTTCATCTATTAAATACGCGCTGGTTTCAGAGCGTCGTGAAGACCGTATTTACGGTTTAGCAGAAAACTTAGGGGCAGCTGACGCTCGTATTAAGGGAGTTACAGTTGGTGGTGAACCACTGGAACTTTCAATTCCTTATGCTGACCATGCCAAAGCTTTAGAAACTTTACTTGCACGTCTTGCCAACTACAAACCGCAAGCAATCGGACATCGTGTTGTACACGGCGGCAGTTTAACCAAAGCAGAATTACTCACTCCTGAAATTATTGAACGTATTCGTGCGGCAACACCCCTGGCTCCGCTTCATAACCCCGCACATTTAATTGGTATTGACGCAACCGTACGCCTATTTCCTGAATTACCTCAAGTTGCCGTATTTGATACTGCATTCCATCAAACCATGCCAGCGCATGCATATCGCTATGCAATTCCTAAGTTTTTATATACTGACCACAACGTCCGCCGTTATGGCTTCCATGGTACAAGCCACGCCTATGTATCTGACAAAGCAAGTGAGCTCGCAGGTAACCTGAAAAAAGGTGGATGGTTAACAGCACATCTAGGAAACGGCAGCTCAACTTGCGCAGTATGGAATGGACAAAGTGTTGATACCTCTATGGGCCTTACTCCGCTTGAAGGTGTGGTAATGGGGACGCGTAGTGGTGACGTCGACCCAAGTCTACATAGCTTCCTGGCTAAAAATCTTGGTTGGGACTTGGCTAAAATTGATAAAGTTTTAAATAACGAAAGTGGCTTACTAGGCTTATCGCAATTATCTAATGACATGCGTACAGTGATTGAAGCTGCTGAAAATGGCAATGAAGATGCTTGTCTTGCAATTGAAGTGTTTAGCTATCGCCTAGCAAAATCACTTGCTGCATTAAGCTGTGGCTTACCAACTTTGGATGGCTTAATCTTTACTGGTGGTATTGGCGAAAACTCAGCTTATATTCGTGAAAAAACCTTAGCGTATTTACCTCATTTTGGTTTACAGCTTGATAAAGATCAAAACAATAACTTAAAACGTGGCACTGAAGGCCGAATCGATAATGGAAATGGTCCTCAAATTTGGGTCATTCCAACAGATGAAGAAGGCCGTATTGCCAAAGAAACTCGTCAAGTTGTAGAAGCGGCAGAAAATGCAGCATCTGTAGCAAGCCTTGCTTAA
- the pta gene encoding phosphate acetyltransferase produces MNTILLIPTGEGVGLTSACLGMIYALDCNGIKAGFLKPFSQEDQEHLDRTTSLFGHLFQSKTVQSISHEKLTQLIAAGEVDELLEEAVSLHRSVAADHDVIIVEGLLPNGQDHFASELNASLAQALDAEVVLVSTADIQNPKKAAEKVDAHLRQFGGAASNRTAGVLFMRTRGLTEETAQIPVAFDPSLRPTEEIAKFTTELQKYNRYFGSSDLPIIGLVPFSNTLSVPRTLDIANVIDGQWVHQGEAKTRRILHSSLIASSIEYELNKFIAGELIISASERTDVLLASSLATSNGIPLAGLVLTEREAPAPELLEFCQSAIKQGLPILHTRLNTLETAQRLSNFGNEIPTDDTERAEQVTRFVSSHIDVEWLKQHSNNAATPRLSPSAFRHELVQKSIAAKKRIVLPEGDEPRTIQAAAICQARGIADCILLAKPDVVQDVAKARGIELPAELAIVDPDSIRDQYVASMVELRKGKLNELQAKEQLQDTVVLGTMMLALDEVDGLVSGAVHTTANTVRPAFQLIKTAPDYSLVSSIFFMLLPDEVYVYGDCAINPDPTAEQLAEIAIQSADSAKAFGIDPRIAMISYSTGTSGTGADVEKVQQATQIAQQRRPDLLIDGPLQYDAASVESVGRQKAPDSRVAGRANVFIFPDLNTGNTTYKAVQRAANVVSVGPMLQGLNKPVNDLSRGALVDDIVFTIALTAIQAEQQAAAK; encoded by the coding sequence ATGAATACAATTTTATTGATTCCTACAGGCGAAGGGGTTGGCTTAACCTCTGCCTGCTTAGGCATGATTTACGCACTTGATTGTAACGGGATTAAAGCAGGCTTTTTAAAACCATTTTCTCAAGAAGACCAAGAGCATCTTGACCGAACCACTTCATTATTTGGTCATCTATTTCAAAGTAAAACTGTTCAATCTATTTCGCATGAAAAATTAACTCAGCTTATTGCCGCTGGGGAAGTAGATGAATTACTTGAAGAAGCTGTTAGTCTTCACCGTAGCGTTGCAGCAGACCATGATGTCATTATTGTGGAGGGCTTATTACCTAACGGACAAGACCACTTCGCCAGTGAACTCAATGCAAGTCTTGCTCAAGCGCTTGATGCAGAAGTCGTATTGGTCAGTACAGCAGATATTCAAAACCCGAAAAAAGCCGCAGAAAAAGTAGATGCTCATTTACGTCAATTTGGCGGCGCAGCTTCAAATCGTACTGCTGGCGTACTCTTTATGCGTACCCGTGGATTAACTGAAGAAACAGCACAAATTCCTGTTGCGTTTGATCCATCGTTACGACCGACTGAAGAAATCGCAAAATTTACAACCGAACTGCAAAAATATAATCGTTATTTCGGTTCCAGCGATTTACCAATCATTGGTTTAGTCCCATTTAGTAACACGCTAAGCGTACCGAGAACTCTCGATATTGCAAATGTCATTGATGGGCAATGGGTACATCAAGGTGAAGCGAAAACACGTCGTATTTTGCATTCGAGTTTAATTGCGTCAAGCATTGAATATGAACTAAACAAGTTCATTGCAGGCGAATTGATTATTAGCGCGTCTGAGCGTACCGATGTTTTACTCGCAAGTAGTTTAGCAACCAGCAATGGTATTCCTCTAGCAGGTTTAGTACTTACAGAACGAGAAGCGCCGGCACCAGAGCTTTTAGAGTTTTGTCAAAGTGCGATTAAACAAGGGTTGCCGATTTTACACACCCGTTTAAACACACTTGAAACTGCTCAGCGTTTATCTAATTTTGGCAATGAAATTCCAACAGATGATACTGAACGTGCCGAGCAAGTAACCCGTTTTGTTTCAAGTCATATTGATGTCGAATGGCTTAAGCAGCACAGCAACAATGCTGCTACCCCTCGCCTGTCACCATCGGCTTTCCGTCACGAACTGGTACAAAAATCGATTGCAGCAAAAAAACGGATTGTACTGCCTGAAGGTGATGAACCACGCACGATTCAAGCTGCGGCAATTTGTCAGGCACGCGGTATTGCTGACTGTATTTTGCTGGCTAAACCAGATGTAGTACAGGATGTTGCAAAAGCTCGTGGTATTGAATTACCTGCTGAATTAGCAATTGTTGACCCTGATAGTATTCGTGACCAATACGTTGCATCAATGGTTGAGCTACGTAAAGGTAAACTCAACGAGCTTCAAGCAAAAGAACAGCTTCAAGATACTGTTGTACTTGGCACCATGATGCTAGCTTTAGACGAAGTCGATGGCTTAGTTTCAGGTGCTGTACACACCACGGCAAATACGGTTCGCCCAGCATTTCAGCTCATCAAAACAGCCCCTGATTATTCACTGGTTTCATCTATATTCTTTATGCTTTTACCAGATGAAGTCTATGTCTACGGTGACTGTGCAATTAACCCAGACCCAACAGCAGAACAACTTGCTGAAATTGCAATTCAGTCTGCTGATTCAGCGAAAGCATTTGGAATTGACCCGCGTATTGCCATGATCAGCTATTCAACTGGTACTTCTGGAACAGGTGCAGATGTTGAAAAAGTACAGCAAGCAACTCAAATTGCTCAACAACGTCGCCCTGACTTACTGATTGATGGCCCACTTCAATACGATGCAGCTTCAGTTGAAAGTGTGGGACGTCAAAAAGCACCAGACTCACGTGTTGCTGGTCGTGCAAATGTATTTATTTTCCCAGATTTAAATACGGGTAATACCACTTACAAAGCGGTACAGCGTGCTGCAAATGTTGTAAGTGTAGGACCAATGCTGCAAGGTCTAAACAAACCAGTTAATGACTTGTCTCGAGGTGCATTGGTAGATGACATCGTCTTTACTATTGCGTTAACAGCAATTCAGGCCGAGCAGCAAGCCGCTGCCAAATAA